A genomic stretch from Prochlorococcus marinus str. MIT 9312 includes:
- a CDS encoding phosphoribosyltransferase produces the protein MTIYFTWNDFDKSVLHIANKCKSLELSGIYGVPRGGLCLAVALSHKLNINLISEPRKNSLIVDDVYETGITLNTLKDIDGATFFVLFSKMKTKWWNTVFISKKSEWIVFPWENTSNFQSDRNDYIIKRGLS, from the coding sequence ATGACAATTTATTTTACCTGGAATGATTTTGATAAGAGCGTATTACACATAGCTAATAAATGTAAGTCTTTAGAGTTATCTGGAATATATGGAGTTCCTCGCGGTGGTTTATGTCTCGCTGTAGCACTAAGCCATAAATTAAATATTAATTTAATTTCAGAGCCAAGAAAAAATTCATTAATAGTAGATGATGTTTATGAAACTGGTATTACATTAAACACTTTAAAAGATATAGATGGAGCTACGTTTTTTGTATTATTTAGTAAGATGAAAACTAAATGGTGGAATACTGTATTTATATCTAAAAAAAGCGAATGGATAGTTTTCCCATGGGAAAACACTTCTAATTTCCAAAGCGATCGCAACGATTACATCATAAAAAGAGGTTTAAGTTGA
- a CDS encoding nucleoside 2-deoxyribosyltransferase: MKKKLYLANPYGFSKQTKKLLNEFINIFKDLNIEVYEPFERTKHILKKDGEWAYELARRNFHDLQKCDCIFAIVNGTPPDEGVMIELGIAIALKKKIFLFRDDFRNCSDSNQYPLNLMLFLGLPRYNWEKYFFESLEDIKNNKKGFIDWAKQTK, from the coding sequence TTGAAAAAAAAATTATATTTAGCAAATCCATATGGCTTTTCAAAACAAACAAAAAAACTCTTAAATGAATTTATTAATATCTTCAAGGATTTAAATATAGAAGTATATGAACCATTTGAAAGGACGAAACACATTCTAAAAAAAGATGGTGAATGGGCATATGAGCTAGCAAGACGTAATTTCCATGATTTGCAAAAATGTGATTGCATTTTTGCAATTGTGAATGGAACGCCTCCAGATGAAGGCGTAATGATTGAATTAGGTATTGCAATTGCACTAAAAAAGAAAATCTTTTTATTCAGGGATGATTTTAGAAATTGTTCTGACAGCAATCAATACCCCTTAAATCTCATGTTATTTCTTGGACTGCCAAGATATAATTGGGAAAAATATTTTTTTGAATCCTTAGAAGATATAAAGAATAACAAAAAAGGATTTATAGATTGGGCAAAACAAACTAAATAA
- the rpsU gene encoding 30S ribosomal protein S21 has product MTQVTVGENEGIESALRRFKRQVSKSGIFADLKRLRHHETPIEKYKRKLQQRRKARRR; this is encoded by the coding sequence TTGACACAAGTTACAGTTGGAGAGAATGAGGGAATTGAGTCTGCCCTAAGAAGATTTAAAAGACAAGTATCAAAATCTGGAATCTTTGCAGATTTAAAAAGACTTAGACATCATGAAACCCCTATTGAAAAATACAAAAGAAAGTTGCAACAAAGAAGAAAAGCAAGAAGAAGATAA
- a CDS encoding helix-hairpin-helix domain-containing protein: MITKILSKLKSILFKSPASSETKLKKEKKITKSPKSTKTKTKSKKESSKKNIQTLTTLPGVGAKSAKALYEAGFKTINAVIEADENDLLAVSGVGINLVKKLKKLK, from the coding sequence ATGATTACAAAAATTCTAAGTAAACTAAAATCTATTCTATTTAAAAGTCCAGCATCCTCTGAAACTAAATTAAAAAAAGAAAAAAAAATAACTAAGTCTCCAAAATCTACAAAAACAAAGACAAAATCAAAAAAAGAAAGTTCAAAGAAAAATATTCAAACCTTAACGACACTTCCTGGCGTTGGAGCTAAAAGTGCTAAGGCTCTATATGAGGCTGGATTTAAAACAATTAATGCAGTTATTGAAGCAGACGAAAACGATCTTCTTGCCGTATCAGGTGTTGGAATAAATCTTGTTAAGAAGCTTAAAAAGCTTAAATAA